From Mesomycoplasma dispar, a single genomic window includes:
- the rpmG gene encoding 50S ribosomal protein L33, whose amino-acid sequence MKKKISLSCFVCKNRNYKTNKSIQTRLQINKFCKVCRKSTLHQEEK is encoded by the coding sequence ATGAAAAAAAAAATTAGTTTAAGTTGTTTTGTTTGCAAAAATCGGAATTATAAAACAAACAAATCAATACAAACTCGTCTCCAGATCAATAAATTTTGTAAGGTTTGCCGTAAATCCACTTTGCATCAAGAGGAAAAATAG
- the secE gene encoding preprotein translocase subunit SecE, with translation MKKKREKESKTKKIKKTREKKYFFRLFVKEMKRVKWPSSRVAFRSFGQSIVFSTIFMVVFFAITIIAALIWNQVGVGI, from the coding sequence GTGAAAAAAAAACGTGAAAAAGAGTCTAAAACTAAAAAAATCAAAAAGACAAGGGAAAAAAAGTATTTTTTCCGTCTTTTTGTAAAAGAGATGAAAAGAGTAAAATGGCCTAGTAGTCGCGTTGCTTTTCGAAGTTTTGGACAATCAATTGTTTTTTCAACTATTTTTATGGTTGTTTTTTTTGCTATCACTATTATTGCGGCGCTCATTTGAAATCAAGTTGGTGTTGGAATTTAG